From Paenibacillus graminis:
TTGAACTCGCTCGCCAGTTGGGCGGCCAGCGTCTTGTTGTGCGCAATAACCAGCGTAGGCCGGTTCAGCTTGGAAATCATTTGTGCGATGGTAAAGGTCTTCCCTGTACCTGTCGCTCCCAGCAGCGTCTGGTGCTTCTTGCCCTGCCGGATGCCGTCCACTAATTCTTGTATGGCATGAGGCTGATCGCCCTGGGGTGTATACTCGGACTCCAATTGAAAAGTCTGCGTACTGACGACAATATCATTCATTTGCCCGTCTCCCCTCTATCGTCTAAAATATATGAATATATTATAATTGTGGCCCGATGATTCTCTCTCCATACCGCTCTGAAATATATGGAAGATAAGAATACTTGTTCCCGTTTATTATACAGTGTTGCCCAGATTCATGCAAACCATAATATATAGAAATTTAAGGAGCTTGAACTCATGGATATTACTTCAATTATCGGCCTGCTGGCCGGTCTTGCTGCGCTTATCGGCGGCTTTTTTTGGGAAGGCGGAAGCCTGTCCGGGCTGCTCCAGCTGAACGCAGCGCTTATTGTATTCGGAGGTACGCTTGCCGCCGTAATGATCAGCTTCCCGGCGTCCAGGCTGCGTTCCGTGCCAGCGGCGCTGAAGCTGGCTTTTGGAAGACATGCTGACACTACGGAGGAACAGGCAGAGGAGCTGATCTCCTTGGCAGCCGTGACCAGACGCAGCGGTGTACTTGCCCTGGAGAAACGGGCCGAAGAGCATCCCGACCCCTTTACCAGCGAGGGCCTTATGCTTATTGTTGACGGTACAGATCCCGGGCAGGTCCGGCAGATTCTGGAGCTGGAGATGGACGCCAAGGAGCTGAAGTACGAAGGTTATGCCAAAATATTTGAAGCTGCAGGCGGTTATGCGCCCACCATGGGCATCATCGGCACAGTCATGGGGCTGATCCGCGTGCTCAGCAATCTTACCGACCCCTCCAATTTGGGAGCATCGATTGCAGTCGCTTTTACGGCAACGCTTTATGGTGTAGCCAGTGCTAATCTAATATTTTTACCCATTGCCTCCAAAATCAAATCCCGCTGCCAAAGTGAACTGGGTTCGATGGAAATGCTCATGGTAGGCATTCTTGCCCTGCAGAACGGGGATCATCCCCAGCTTGTGCGCAAAAAGCTCCGTTCCTTCCTGAACCGGTCCGCTGGAGAACACAGCACCAACCATACAAGAGGCCTGTCATGAGACAGAGAAACCGGAGAAAACCCCGCACAGGAGGCCGGGAAAGCCGGGACCGCTGGATGATCACCTATGCGGATCTTATTACGCTGCTGCTGATTTTTTTCGTGATTTTGTATGCCATGAGCAGTCTGGACACACAGAAATTTAATATTGTGACCGGTTCTTTATCGGACACCTTTAAAAGTGGAAATCCGGTGCTGGAGGGGGGCAACGGCGTGCTGGAGGGTCAAAAAGGAATCGAGTCCGAGGGAACAGGCAAGGGGCAGAATGGCGGAACCGGAGGCGGTGCTCAATCCGGTGTGAATCAGGAGCAGCAGAATGGAGGCGGAACCCCGTCCGGTCCTCCTCCAGAAGGCACACAGCCAACGGCACGTGAACAGGCCTTCCGCGATCAGGAAGCAAAACTGGCTGCGCTGATGGGCGTCATTACCCAATATGTCGAAGACAATAATCTGGGCGACCAGATCTTTGTGGCGGACAAGCCGCAGGGTATCGCAATTACGCTGAGCGACCGCTATCTGTTTGATGTCGGCAGAGCCGAGCTCAAGGCGCCTGCCTTTCCCGCGCTGCGGCAGCTGTCCGGCCTGTTCCGCGGGATTGGAGCGACAATCAGCATCGAAGGCCATACGGACGATACCCCCGTAACGGCAGGCTCACGTTATAATGACAACTGGGAGTTATCCGGTGCCCGCGCCCTTTCAGTGCTGCGCTTCTTTTTAGATAAAGAGGGGCTCAGCCCCAGTAAGTTTCAGTATGCCGGATATGCCGATACCCGTCCTGCCGTCAGTAATTCCACCCCGGAAGGCCGGCAGAAAAACCGCCGCGTTGAGATTACAGTCCTGCGGCAGCTCCAGGAAGAAGAGTAGCTTCACCTGTCAACTGCAGGAGCTCAGCAGGACTTCCCTCTCTCAGTATTCCACATTAAAATATCACAAAAAGACAGACCTCACACATTAGTAACACTTAATGTGATGGGAAAGGCCTGCCTTTTTTGTGTGCCGGAAAACTGCTGTCTTCCGGGTATTTATTCTCCAATTAATTCGCGGTAAGCTGCCGCATCTAGCAGGCCGGATGCCGCTTCCGCAAACTCTCCACTGATTTCCAGTTCAAAAATCCATCCGCCGCTATATGGCTGATCGTTAATCAGTTCCGGGCTGGCTTCCAGTGTGTCATTGATTTTGGTCACAGTTCCCGATACCGGGGAATAGAGCTCCGACACCGTCTTGACGGATTCGATGCTGCCCACGCTGTCTCCTGCGGAGATGGCTGCACCAACCTCAGGAAATTCCACAAATACGATATCGCCAAGCAAATGCTGGGCATGATCCGTAATCCCGATACGCACTACGCGCCCTTCACCCTGCTGTGCCCATTCGTGCTCTTCGCTGTACAGCAGGTTGTCTAGCACTTCACTCATTCTTAAGCCGCCTCTTTTCCAAATTTGGAGTTGTAAAATTAGTTATAGACTAAGTTATCGCGCCGCTCAATGTCAATATTACTGACAGGAAAATAAAATTTGTCATCTTTTTGACGTTTTTTTGTTGACAGCGGAGTTGTATACCCGGTTTAATGGAGTCAGTAGAAAACAATACGGTTTGCGAATGATGGCATAGGGAGAGACTGCCTCACAGGAGGGCAGCGCCGAAGGAGTAAGCCCGGGAGGGTGAATCTCTCAGGCAAAAGGACCTTTGCCGGACGCATCTCTGGAGAGCTATCCGGACCTGCCTGGCAGCGTCACGGATCACCAACGGGGAAACCTGCTCGCTGGATAGCAGGGTAACTCTCAGGTACAAAGGACAGAGCGAAGGACTTATATGCGGGTTGTGCATATTTGTCTTTCGCCTGTCCTTTTTCGCGTGTAATCAGACAAGGGAGTGAGCAGATGGAAGCTTTGAAAAGAACGCCTTTTTATGATCTCTACTCCGCCTATGCGGAGTCCAGATGTATTGATTTCGGCGGCTGGGAGCTGCCGGTGCAGTTCACGGGAATCGTAAAGGAGCATGAGGCCGTCCGCCAGCAGGCCGGACTGTTCGATGTATCGCATATGGGTGAATTCATGGTCAGCGGCAGCGGTTCGGAAGCCTTCCTGCAGCAGATGACCACGAACGATGTCAGCCGTCTTCAGGATGGCGGTGCTCAATACACGCTGATGCTCTACCCGACCGGCGGAGTTGTTGATGATCTCCTGGTCTACCACCTCGGGGAAGAGCGTTACATGCTGGTCGTCAACGCCTCCAATATCGACAAGGATTTTGAGTGGCTGCAGGAGCATCTTACAGATGAATTCAGCGGAGTGACGCTGAAAAATGTCTCGGATGAGACACTGCTGCTCGCACTGCAGGGACCACTTGCCGAGACGATCCTGGCCGAAGTGACCTCAGCCCCTCTCGCTGAGCTTGCCCCCTTCCACTTCATCGAACGCGCTGTAGTCTGCGGTGTAGAGGTCCTGCTCTCCCGTACCGGATATACCGGGGAAGACGGATTCGAGCTGTACGCCCCGGTGGACACAGCGGCTGCGCTGTGGAACGGCCTGCTTGCCGCAGGTGCCCCGTACGGCTTGACCCCCGCCGGGCTTGGCGCACGCGATACGCTGCGTTTCGAAGCAAAGCTGCCGCTGTACGGCCAGGAGCTGTCGGCGGATATTACGCCGCTGGAAGCCGGAGTCCAGTTCTTCGTGAAGTTGGACAAAGCCGGTTTCATCGGCAGAGACGCGCTGCTGAAGCAAAAGGAATCCGGACTGCCCCGCCGCCTCGTGGGCCTCGAAATGATTGACCGCGGCATTCCGCGCTCTCATTATCCGGTCTATGCGGGTGGAGTCAAGATCGGGGAGGTCACCACAGGCACACAGTCCCCGACACTGAAACGCAATTTGGGCCTTGCCCTATTGGATGCTGCCTATACAGAAATTGGAACAGAGGTTTATGTGGAGATCCGCGGCAAGCAGCTTAAGGCGGCCGTGGTCAAAGCGCCATTTTATAAAAAGAGCCAAGGAGTGAAGCCGCAATGAAGCACCGTTATCTGCCGATGACCGAACAAGACCGCAAGGAGATGATGGAAGCTGTCGGGATTCAGTCCGTGGAGAAGCTGTTCGCCGATATCCCGCAGTCCGTCCGCTATCAGGGAACGATGCCGATGTCAGAGGCACTGGATGAATACGCATTGCTGCGCCATATGAAAGAGCTGTCCGACCGCAATGCCAGCTTCGACACCCACGCCAGCTTCCTCGGCGCAGGGCTGTATGACCACCATATCCCCGTGGTCATTAATCATGTCATTTCCCGCTCGGAATTCTATACGGCATACACGCCTTACCAGCCGGAGATCAGCCAGGGAGAGCTGCAGGCAATCTTCGAATTTCAGTCCTATATCTGTGAGCTGACCGGCATGAAGGTCGCCAATGCCAGTATGTACGATGGCGCGACCGCCTTCGCGGAAGCCGCGGTGCTTGCAGCCGGAGCGACGAAACGCAAAAAACTGGTCGTTTCCCGGACGGTACATCCGGAAGCACGCCAGGTGCTGCGCACCTCTGCGGGTGCATGGGGCCTGGATGTTATAGAAATAGACTACAAAGACGGCGTAACAGATCAGGCGAAGCTCGCCGCCGCGATTGACGGCGACACGGCTGCCGTGCTGGTGCAGTCGCCGAACTTCTTCGGCGCTGTAGAAGACCTGGGCGCCATTGAGCCGCTGATCCATGCCTTCAAAGGCCTGCTCGTGGTCAGCGCCAACCCGCTGGCTCTCGGCATCCTCGAAACGCCGGGCAAGCTTGGCGCTGACATCGTAGTCGGCGATGCCCAACCGCTCGGCATTCCGGCTTCACTCGGCGGACCAACCTGCGGCTTCTTTGCCGTAGCCGAGCCGCTCATGCGCCGTATGCCGGGCCGGATTGTCGGCCAGACTGTTGACCGCAACGGCAAGCGCGGCTTCGTGCTTACGCTTCAGGCCCGCGAGCAGCATATCCGCCGTGAGAAAGCCACTTCGAACATCTGCTCCAACCAGGCGCTGCTGGCACTGTGCGCTTCCGTATATCTGTCCGTCATGGGCAAAGAGGGCATGCGTGAGGTTGGAGAGCTGAATATCCGCAAGAGCCATTACGCAGCCGGCAAGCTCGGGGAACTGGCCGGTGCCGCCCTGGCGTTCACCGCACCGTTCTTCAATGAATTTGTCCTGAAGCTGCCGGAAGGCGCAAGCGTCAGCGAGATCAATGCCAAGCTGCTGAAGCAGGGCTACCTCGGCGGCTATGATCTGGGCCGGGATTATCCCGAGCTGGCCGGACATATGCTGGTTGCCGTGACCGAGAAACGAAGCAAAACGGAAATTGACCAATTTAGAGGCGCACTGGAGGGATGTATATGAAACCGGAACAAAGTCTGATCTTCGAGCTAAGCCGTCCCGGCCGCTCGGCCTATTCCCTGCCGCAGTGCGATGTTCCGCAGGAAGAAAGCATCGATACGCTGATTCCGGCAGGATTGCTGCGCAGCGAGCCGGTAGTCTTGCCTGAGGTATCGGAAGTGGATGTAATCCGCCACTATACCGCGCTTTCCCGCCGCAACTTCGGCGTCGACAACGGCTTTTATCCGCTCGGCTCCTGCACGATGAAATACAATCCGAAGATTAATGAAGATGTTGCCCGCTTCCCCGGCCTGGCCAAGATTCACCCGTACCAGCCGGAAGAGAGCATCCAGGGTGCACTCGAACTGATGCATACTCTGCAAAAGGATTTGGCTGCCCTGACCGGCATGGATGCCGTGTCCCTGCAGCCAGCCGCCGGGGCCCATGGTGAATGGACCGGGCTAATGATGATCCGGGCCTACCATGAGAGCCGCGGTGAAACCCGCTCCAAGGTCATCGTGCCCGATTCCTCGCACGGCACGAACCCTGCCAGCGCCTCTGCGGCCGGACTGGAGACGGTAACGATCCCTTCCAACGATAAAGGGATGGTTGATCTGGCGGCTCTGAAAGCAGCTGTCGGCAGCGACACGGCTGCCCTGATGCTGACCAACCCGAGCACCCTCGGATTGTTCGAGACGCAAATCGTGGAGATCGCCCGGATTGTACACGAAGCCGGAGGCCTGCTCTATTACGATGGAGCGAACTCCAATGCAATCATGGGCATTACCCGCCCCGGCGACATGGGCTTTGACGTCGTGCATTTGAATCTGCATAAAACCATGAGCACCCCGCACGGCGGCGGCGGTCCGGGTGCCGGACCGGTAGGTGTAAAAGCGAAGCTTATTCCGTTCCTGCCACAGCCGACGGTGGTCCAAAACGAAGACAGCAGCTACTCGCTGAACTACGGCGGCCCGGAATCCATCGGCCGCGTCAAAGCCTTTTACGGCAATTTCGGCATCCTGGTCCGTGCCTACGCTTATATCCGCACCTATGGGCCGGATGGACTGCGCGAGGTGTCCGAGAACGCTGTGCTGAACGCCAATTATATGATGCACCGGCTCGCACCGTATTTTGAAATCCCGTATCCGGGGATCTGCAAGCATGAATTTGTCATGTCCGGCAGAAACCTTAAGCAGTACGGTGTGCGCACACTGGATGTCGCCAAAAGGCTGCTGGACTTCGGCTACCACCCGCCAACCGTGTACTTCCCGCTAACGGTAGAAGAGTGCATGATGATCGAGCCTACCGAAACCGAAAGCAAAGAAACGCTTGACGGCTTCATTGAAACGATGATTCAGATCGTGAAGGAAGCCCGGGAAACACCGGAAATCGTCATTAATGCCCCGCATACGACGGAGATCAGCCGTCTCGACGAGACCCAGGCAGCACGCAAGCCGGTGCTGAACTGCTCCTGCGGCTAAGCTTCCGGGATTACAATCAGCAACGCAGATACGTCTTCCTTCCGTAAGAAACGTACCGCAGCAACACTTACAGCGGCTAATCCCAAAGTCATTCCCGACTTTTTGCGGATTAGCCTTTTTTCGTTTACAATAGCTTCTTGGCAAATTGGGAACGGTCACTTACATTCATTTTAATATAAATGCTCTTCACGACATTGCGTACGGAGCCCTCGCTGATGCCCAGCGTGTTGGAGATATGCAGCGCGCTTTTGTCGGAGAGCCACAGTGAAGCGACCTCCTTCTCTCTCCCGGTCAGCTTGTATTTGTCCAGCACCTTTCCCCGTCTGAATTGCTGCAGACCCGCATTGTTAGCCATTCGTTTATATGCTACATTCTCCGCTAACTGCTGTACGAAAGGAATCGCAAATTCAATATGCTGGCCCGCATCAAAAGAAATATCCACATACCCCTGCGTGCCGCCGTCCAGAATGAGCGGTGCACAGACACAATTCCAGCTCTGGAACACAGCGTCCGTATGCTCCTTTCCCCGCACCACTCCTATGCGGTTCATCTCCATAGCCAGCGAAACTGCATTCAAGCCCGAATACCGCTTGGAGAGATTAACGCCTTCTCTCAGCCCGGCACAGTCCATATTCTCCTGAAGACTCCCCGAAGAGCAGATCAGGTCGAGAATCTTCCCTTCTTCATCAGTCAGAAACACCACATAAGGAATCGGAATGAACCGGCTGATGTCCACCATCTCGGCTCTCATGGATGCCACCATGGCCGCACTATAGATCGCTTTGCTTTCTTTTACAGAGGGAACCTGTAAGGACTGGAGCGGACTATGTAGATCTGAAGCATTCGTTTGACGAAAGTATGCCGCTTGAGCTGCTGGAAGGTCCTCCACCGAACACCACATTTTCATCCCGGAATTGAAGGTTGTCAATACAAACGCCTCCTTTTTCTTTTATTAATCCGGCACCCTTGTGATCAAATTCACTACTTATAATTCATCTGCGTTGGTTACAACTATTCCCTTATCTCTACAACTCACAAATTGTAACCTTCTATACTATTAAATATATCATAGGATATTTATTGGACAATGAACAGTGGGCTAATCTTACGAATAAGAGTTGAAAAAATATCTTTTATTGGAATAAGAGCAGTGCGGAGATCTCCGCACTGCTCTTATAGTAGGATGATTAAGTTAGCTCTGCCCCACGAACTGCTTATGCCGCAGCCGAAGTCTTCTCTTGTGTCCGTTCCTTAGCGGATTTACGGAAGTACAGCAGCTCATAGATGGCCGGTACAACCACCAGCGTCAGCAGTGTAGCTGCGGTCAAACCGCCGATAACTACAATTGCGAGGCTCTGGGAGACAATGCTGCCCTGCTCGGAATGCCCGAACAACAGCGGCAGCATGGCGCAGATGGTCGCGATGGCCGTCATCAGTATCGGACGGAGCCGGGTTCCGGCGGCCTCGATAATCGACCCGCGTACGCTCATATGCTCTTCATTCTGTTTGATGCGGTCGATCAGCACAATCGCATTGGTAACGACGATACCGATCAGCATCAAGGCTCCGAACAAGGCCGTGAAGTCGGGAGTTACACCGGAGATAATCAATGCTACCACGGCTCCAATGGCCGCAAGCGGCAAGGAGAACATAATGGCCAGCGGTGCGCGCAGTGTTTTGAAGGTCAGAACCATGATCAGATAGACGAGACCGATCGAGATGAGCGCTGTCATGCCGAGGTCATTGAAGTCTCCGGCTTGCTGTGCCGAGGCTCCGCCTGCAAATAATGTTACCCCTGCGGGCAGGGTAATGCTGTCCGTTTGTTTTTTGATATCTGCGCCAATGGCCGACACTTTCTTCGGATCGGCTTCGGCGGTAATGCGCACATAAGGCTTGCCGTCTTTATGGTAGAGCATGGCTGGCTGGTCGGTGACCTCAAGGGTAGCCAATGTTGAGAGCGGCTGAGGACCCCCGGCAGTCATAATCATGATCTTCTCCAGATCCTTCTGCTCCTTCGGCTGCAGCACAGGCTCCAATACCACTCTGGCAGGCGAGCCGTCCAGTTCTATTTGCCCCAACGGAACCGGATTCAGCATCGCCGCCAGCTGCATGGAAATTTCCTGCGCATTAGCTGCAGCCGGATTCACCCTGAATGCGAACACCGGCTTGGTATCCTCCATGTTGCTGGTGACCTTTTGTACTCCGTCTACTGTTTTCACTTTGGCAGCTACGGCTTGGGCCACTGAATTAATAGACTTCAGGTCATCTCCAACGATATCTACATATTCACTGGTCGAGCCGCCACCCATCATGCTGGACTCATTTGCAGTCAGTGTTGCACCCGCATAGGATTTCTGCATTCCGCGAACCTGGTCCAGGAATACCTGCGCATCGGCATCCTTTTTCATCATCACGGTGTAATCCACCTGGGTCAGCGATGTCACACTCCCCCATTGTGCCGAGTCGGCGCTGTTGCCGGTCATCATAATCACGGTTTCGGCCTGCGGCTGTTTCATTAGTTCGGCTTCCAGCTGTTTGCCCTTCTCCAGCACTTCTTTTACCGGAACGTTATTGGGGTAAACCAGTTGCACGGTAACATTGCTGGCATCTGAAGCATCCAGCGCCCCCTTGGGCATGGTAACATAGGCGGCAACGGAGCCTACCAGCAGCACCAGACCCAGCGTCAGCGTAACCCACTTATGGCGCAGGTTCCATTCCAGAAAATGGCCAAACCGTCTGGACGGCCCATGCTCCTTCAGGGAAGAGCTGCGCAGCAGCCAGGAGCTTAACAGCGGAACCACGGTCAGCGCCACTACCAGTGAAGTCAACAGCGAGTAAGTTACTGTCAGCGCAAACGGAAGCAGGAACGCCTGCAGGCTTCCATTCAGCAGACCCATCGGCAGGAATACAGCAACCGTAGCTATAGTCGATGTAGTGATTGCCCTTGCGACCTCGCGGGTAGCACTGATAATCATGTGAACGGAGAAGGACTCCTTCTGCATTCTGCGGTGAATGTTCTCAATGACGACAATGCTGTCATCGACCAGCCGCCCGACTGCGACGGCCACACCGCCAAGCGTTACAATATTCAAGGTAATGCCGGACACGTCCAACAAATAAAGTGTAACTGCCAGCGACAGCGGAATCGATACCGCAGTAATCAAGGTGGCGCGCACATTGCGCAGGAAGATAAGAATGACGATGGTTGCAAACAAAGCCCCGAGCAGCACTTCACGCATCATGCTGTTGACGGAGGTGACGACCATATCCGAAGTACTGAAGATGACGGCGACCTCCGCATTTTTGACCGACCGGGTCAGATCTTTCGCAACTTCACGCACCTTGTCGCCTACATCGACTGCATTGGCACTCGCTTCCTTCGTAATGACAGCGAACAACACATCCTTGCCGTTCGAACGGCTGACGCTCTCCTGATCAGTCGCCGCTTCAACAGCAGCTATATTCTGCAAAGTAACACCGGGTGCGACCGGCAGCTTTTTCAGCGTATCCAAGCTGTCAATCGAGGAAACCACATTCACATTCCCCGTCTGTCCGCCAATGGTCTGCTCTCCGATCGAGGCAGATACGCTTCGACCCTGCAGCAGTCCCAGCACCTGGGCTGTTGCTACGCCCTTTGCAGCCATCGCCTGTGGATTAAGCTTCACGTTGACTTGCGGAGTTGTCTTCCCGTACAGGGCTACATTTGCGACTCCGTCGATTTTTTGCAGCTCGGGAATGATGGTCTCCTCGGCAAGCTTCAGATTGTCCTTGGTGATCCCTTCATCGAAGGCTATCGTGAGCTGTGAGATCGGAATCATCGAGGTGTTCAACTGCACGATGAACGGGTCCATGACCCCTTCGGGGAAATGCAGCGCGCCGACCGCCTTCTCCACCTCCTGTGCCGCATCCTTCATATTGGTTTTGCCGTCAAAATAAATATCCACCTTCGCATAGCCATCTCCGGAAGTGGACATTTGCTCGGTTTTGCCTTTCACAGCTGAAGTAGCCGCCTCAATCGGCTTCGTCACATTCGCCTCCATGGAGTGCGCATCCTGGCCCGGGCCGAGCACCGTAACGGTAACCTGAGGATTATCGGCCTCCGGCATAAACTCCATTGGCAGGGAGGTATAGCTAAGGACGCCCACGACAAGCGCCATGACAACCAGAAGTCCTACTGCCCCCTTGTTGCTGAATGACCACTTTGTTAACCATGTCATTTCTCTTTTCCCCTTTCATTCATCTAAAATAGGTTTTTGTATGTCTGATGCTTATGTATAGCTCACTTAGCTAAGTGTAGGGCCAGAAGGCTGTCTCCAAAACCGCCCGGCGATGGGTTTCACTCTCGGCCTACAGACCGGGGATTTCTCCGTCCTGAGACAGAGCAGTCTGGTGCAGCGTTAAATTTACACAGTACAAAAAAGCCCTTCTTCCGTGGAAGAAGAGCTTAATAAGAAAGCCGAAGGGTTGTTCACTAAATAACCTTACTCCAGATAAAACACCTCACGCAGGGGCAGCAAGTCTAAGCGCTAATCCCCGCCTCATTCGGACGGAGAATGGCCGAGCCAATCGCCAGCAGAACCGCGGCCATAAGTCCCAGAACGGCAAAGGGCAGCCATAGCTCATTCCAGCCTCCACCGGCTGCAGCGATATCCACCGCTTGAATGGCCCATTTCTGCGGCACGAAGTTGGCCGCTTTTTGCATATAGTCCGGCATCACCGAGATCGGCCAGAAGCAGCCGCCCAGCATGCAGGTCGGCGTAAGAATAAGGGCATTCAGCATACCTGCGTTGCCCGGATTGCGGACCAGCCCCGCCACCGTGCTGGCAATCCCCATGGATACAAGCATAAAAGCTGCCAGGACAAGGAAGTACAGGTACATTGGAACCTCATAATCATAACGCAGCACCCATTTTCCGAGCGTCAGCACAACGGCAATCTGGAGGATGCCCACCATACAGCTGCCCAAAAAATTGCCCAGTGCAATTTCGTAAGAACGGACCGGGGCGCTGAACATCCGCATCATCGTCCGCCCCTTGCGGTCGTCCATAATCAGGGAGACGGTGCTTGTTACCAGCCCCATGAGGAACATGAGTGTCAGTCCTGTAATGACGCCAAGGGTTTCCCTGGGATACAGATCATAATCGGTACGCGTACTTCCGACATTATGCTGCTCCGCCTGCTTCAGAATCGCGCCAAGCTTAGCCTCTGCACCGCCGGCTCCCCCGTTAACCGCGTTAACGGTCCGGGCAGTTTCCAGCATTTCACCCGCAATGGTGTTCACTTTCATTTTGACCAAAATTGAGGTTTCTGACGCTCTAAGCTCATATATGCTCAGCTCAGGCTGCTGTCCATGGGCAAGCCGGGCGGTATACTCCGCCGGAACTGATATTCCTGCAGCGCCTTCCTGCTGAATAACACCTTCTTTCAGTGCCGCTTCATCACTGCGGGCAACCAGCTTGTAATCGCCGGTATTCTCTAGTTCAGCAAGTAAATGCCGCCCCGCTGCGCCAGTGTCCATATTGCTGTACAATACAGTCGGCTTGTCGCCCTCCACCCCTCCGGTAACCGAAATAATAGCGGCGATGACAATACTCGGCAGCAAAATATACGTAATCATGCCTCTGCGGGACGCGATCGTCCGCTTGACCATATTCCAGGCAATCGCCAGTATCTTATTCATGGTAGCCCACCTTCCAATATGAGAGAATCGCTCCGCAGAGCATCACCAGACAGATGACCGATATCATGAGCAGATTCGGCGTAAGCTGCGGCAGCCCCGAATGCAGCATCATACGGATGATCGCCTGCTGCACCCAGTGGTTAATGGTAAAAGCACCTATGGTATTTACCCAGGAATCCGGAAGGGGAGCCATTCCTCCACTGATAAAGGTCATACATACCGTAATTACACTAATGATGCTTCTTGCGCTTGCTGCCGTTTTGCTGAACATGGAGACCACAATGGACAGCGTCATGGAGGCGATAATCATCAGCAGACAGAACAGCAGCAGAAGCCCCGGGCGGTTGCCCCAGTAAACGCCGAACAACCAATCGGTGAGCAGAATAATCGCCAGGCATTGAATGATGGATACAATCCCTACACCGAGCATTTTGCCGATGAACAGCTCCGAGGCTTTGACCGGCATCGAATTGATCCGGTGGAGAGTATGGTTATCCTTTTCGCTGAAAAGGGAGGTGGTGACTGTCATTCCGCTGTAGAGCAGAAACATCAGCAGCATGGATGCCGCATAGAATTGGGAAGCCGTATAGGTTCTGCCCCCGTTATTAAGATCGCCCAGCTTGACCGCTTCACGGTCCACTGCAGCTGAAGCCTCCACCGCCAGCGCCTGCGGCCCAAGTGCCGCCACTGCCGCCTGCTTATAATTCATGGTGTCCAGGAAATTGTCAAAAGCCGTTCCTGCCACCAGATTGTCCGTACGGTCCTTGCCAAGAATAAATTCGAGCTGCGCTTTACCGCCCTGCTGCACCTCGCTGTCGAAGCCGTCTGGAACAATAACCGCATAGCTGTACTTGCCGGTGCGCAGTCCACTTTCCGCTGCCTGGCGGCTCTCTGCATCCTGTGGAACAATCACCTTCTGAATGTCGGGAAGCTTCAGAAAAGCGGCAATCATAGCCGACTGCCCTTCACCTGCAGGATTAACTACCGCCACCCGTACAGGTTCTATCT
This genomic window contains:
- a CDS encoding flagellar motor protein MotB: MRQRNRRKPRTGGRESRDRWMITYADLITLLLIFFVILYAMSSLDTQKFNIVTGSLSDTFKSGNPVLEGGNGVLEGQKGIESEGTGKGQNGGTGGGAQSGVNQEQQNGGGTPSGPPPEGTQPTAREQAFRDQEAKLAALMGVITQYVEDNNLGDQIFVADKPQGIAITLSDRYLFDVGRAELKAPAFPALRQLSGLFRGIGATISIEGHTDDTPVTAGSRYNDNWELSGARALSVLRFFLDKEGLSPSKFQYAGYADTRPAVSNSTPEGRQKNRRVEITVLRQLQEEE
- the gcvT gene encoding glycine cleavage system aminomethyltransferase GcvT, producing the protein MEALKRTPFYDLYSAYAESRCIDFGGWELPVQFTGIVKEHEAVRQQAGLFDVSHMGEFMVSGSGSEAFLQQMTTNDVSRLQDGGAQYTLMLYPTGGVVDDLLVYHLGEERYMLVVNASNIDKDFEWLQEHLTDEFSGVTLKNVSDETLLLALQGPLAETILAEVTSAPLAELAPFHFIERAVVCGVEVLLSRTGYTGEDGFELYAPVDTAAALWNGLLAAGAPYGLTPAGLGARDTLRFEAKLPLYGQELSADITPLEAGVQFFVKLDKAGFIGRDALLKQKESGLPRRLVGLEMIDRGIPRSHYPVYAGGVKIGEVTTGTQSPTLKRNLGLALLDAAYTEIGTEVYVEIRGKQLKAAVVKAPFYKKSQGVKPQ
- the gcvH gene encoding glycine cleavage system protein GcvH, whose amino-acid sequence is MSEVLDNLLYSEEHEWAQQGEGRVVRIGITDHAQHLLGDIVFVEFPEVGAAISAGDSVGSIESVKTVSELYSPVSGTVTKINDTLEASPELINDQPYSGGWIFELEISGEFAEAASGLLDAAAYRELIGE
- the gcvPB gene encoding aminomethyl-transferring glycine dehydrogenase subunit GcvPB, with product MKPEQSLIFELSRPGRSAYSLPQCDVPQEESIDTLIPAGLLRSEPVVLPEVSEVDVIRHYTALSRRNFGVDNGFYPLGSCTMKYNPKINEDVARFPGLAKIHPYQPEESIQGALELMHTLQKDLAALTGMDAVSLQPAAGAHGEWTGLMMIRAYHESRGETRSKVIVPDSSHGTNPASASAAGLETVTIPSNDKGMVDLAALKAAVGSDTAALMLTNPSTLGLFETQIVEIARIVHEAGGLLYYDGANSNAIMGITRPGDMGFDVVHLNLHKTMSTPHGGGGPGAGPVGVKAKLIPFLPQPTVVQNEDSSYSLNYGGPESIGRVKAFYGNFGILVRAYAYIRTYGPDGLREVSENAVLNANYMMHRLAPYFEIPYPGICKHEFVMSGRNLKQYGVRTLDVAKRLLDFGYHPPTVYFPLTVEECMMIEPTETESKETLDGFIETMIQIVKEARETPEIVINAPHTTEISRLDETQAARKPVLNCSCG
- the gcvPA gene encoding aminomethyl-transferring glycine dehydrogenase subunit GcvPA translates to MKHRYLPMTEQDRKEMMEAVGIQSVEKLFADIPQSVRYQGTMPMSEALDEYALLRHMKELSDRNASFDTHASFLGAGLYDHHIPVVINHVISRSEFYTAYTPYQPEISQGELQAIFEFQSYICELTGMKVANASMYDGATAFAEAAVLAAGATKRKKLVVSRTVHPEARQVLRTSAGAWGLDVIEIDYKDGVTDQAKLAAAIDGDTAAVLVQSPNFFGAVEDLGAIEPLIHAFKGLLVVSANPLALGILETPGKLGADIVVGDAQPLGIPASLGGPTCGFFAVAEPLMRRMPGRIVGQTVDRNGKRGFVLTLQAREQHIRREKATSNICSNQALLALCASVYLSVMGKEGMREVGELNIRKSHYAAGKLGELAGAALAFTAPFFNEFVLKLPEGASVSEINAKLLKQGYLGGYDLGRDYPELAGHMLVAVTEKRSKTEIDQFRGALEGCI
- a CDS encoding flagellar motor protein, encoding MDITSIIGLLAGLAALIGGFFWEGGSLSGLLQLNAALIVFGGTLAAVMISFPASRLRSVPAALKLAFGRHADTTEEQAEELISLAAVTRRSGVLALEKRAEEHPDPFTSEGLMLIVDGTDPGQVRQILELEMDAKELKYEGYAKIFEAAGGYAPTMGIIGTVMGLIRVLSNLTDPSNLGASIAVAFTATLYGVASANLIFLPIASKIKSRCQSELGSMEMLMVGILALQNGDHPQLVRKKLRSFLNRSAGEHSTNHTRGLS